The following DNA comes from Longimicrobium sp..
CAGGTCATCGACGTGGGCCTCGTCCCCACGCCGGTGCACTCGTTCGCCATGGCGTACTGGGGAACGGACGGCGGCCTGCAGGTGACGGGAAGCCACAACCCGCCGCAGTACAACGGGTTCAAGATGGCCATCTCCGGCGGCTCCATCTACGGCGAGATGATCCAGGAGGTGCGCCGCATCATCGAGCAGGAGGACTTCGAGAGCGGCGAGGGGCGCGCCGAGAACCGCGCGGTGCTGGAGATCTACGTCCGCGAGGTGGCGGCGAAGTTCCAGATCGCCCGGCCGGTGAAGGTGGTGGTCGACTGCGGCAACGGCACCGGCTCGATCGTCGCGGTGGACCTGCTGAAGGCGCTGGGCGCGAACGTCGACGTCATCCCCATCTTCTGCGAGAGCGACGGGACCTTCCCGAACCACCATCCCGATCCGGTGGTGGACAAGAACCTGGCCGACATCATCGCCAAGGTGAAGGAGACGGGGGCGGACCTGGGCGTGGCCTTCGACGGCGACGCGGACCGCATCGGCGCCATCGACGACCGCGGCGGGATCGTGCGCGGCGACACGCTGCTGCTGCTGTACGGGCTGGACCTGCTGGAGAAGCGCGGGCCGGGGCAGAAGGTGGTGTTCGACGTGAAGTGCACGCAGGCGCTCCCCGAGGTGCTGGAGGCGCACGGCGGCGTTCCGGTCCTCAACGCGACAGGGCACTCGCTGATCAAGAAGCGGATGAAGGAGGAGCACGCGCTGCTGGCGGGCGAGCTCTCGGGCCACATCATGTTCGGCGACAACTACTACGGCTTCGACGACGCGCTGTACGGCGCCTGCCTGCTGATCGACATCGTCGCGCGGCGGCAGGGGACGCTGGGCGAGTGGATCGGCACCTTCCCGAAGTTCGTCTCCACCAGCGAACTGCGGTACCCCGCGACCGAGGAGACCAAGTTCGAGATCGTAGGCCGCGCGGTGGAGCACTTCCGCAAGGACCACGAGGTGGTGGACGTGGACGGCGCGCGCGTGCTCTTCGGCGACGGCTGGGGGCTGATCCGCGCCTCCAACACCGAGCCCGTCCTGGTCGCCCGCTACGAGGCCCGCACCCCCGAGCGCCTGCAGGAGATCCGCTCGGAGATGGAGGGCTGGCTCGCCGGCGAGGGCATCGG
Coding sequences within:
- a CDS encoding phosphomannomutase/phosphoglucomutase, encoding MVNPHIFRQYDIRGVVGNDVTGEVAESIGRGFATLVRRKLENASPVLALGRDNRLSSNELADAVKRGMLAAGAQVIDVGLVPTPVHSFAMAYWGTDGGLQVTGSHNPPQYNGFKMAISGGSIYGEMIQEVRRIIEQEDFESGEGRAENRAVLEIYVREVAAKFQIARPVKVVVDCGNGTGSIVAVDLLKALGANVDVIPIFCESDGTFPNHHPDPVVDKNLADIIAKVKETGADLGVAFDGDADRIGAIDDRGGIVRGDTLLLLYGLDLLEKRGPGQKVVFDVKCTQALPEVLEAHGGVPVLNATGHSLIKKRMKEEHALLAGELSGHIMFGDNYYGFDDALYGACLLIDIVARRQGTLGEWIGTFPKFVSTSELRYPATEETKFEIVGRAVEHFRKDHEVVDVDGARVLFGDGWGLIRASNTEPVLVARYEARTPERLQEIRSEMEGWLAGEGIGAATTGH